The bacterium genome has a segment encoding these proteins:
- a CDS encoding TerC family protein, producing the protein MIAVIDIISSLDSVITAVGMANHLPVMILAIVIAVMVMMLASKSISCFIDKHPTLKMLALSFLILVGVALLGEGLDLHIPKGYIYFAMAFSVMVEMLNLKVRERNVQTVKAHTKNN; encoded by the coding sequence ATGATCGCAGTCATCGACATCATCTCTTCGCTGGATTCGGTCATCACCGCCGTGGGCATGGCCAACCATCTGCCGGTGATGATTCTAGCCATCGTCATCGCGGTGATGGTCATGATGCTGGCGAGTAAATCCATCAGCTGTTTCATCGACAAGCACCCAACTCTGAAGATGCTCGCCCTGAGCTTTCTCATCCTTGTCGGCGTGGCGCTGTTGGGCGAGGGCCTGGATCTGCATATCCCCAAGGGATACATCTATTTCGCCATGGCGTTCTCGGTGATGGTCGAAATGCTCAACCTGAAAGTCCGGGAACGGAATGTTCAGACGGTCAAGGCGCATACAAAGAACAACTGA